The nucleotide sequence AGCGTGTCGTCGAAAACCGTGATCGGGTCGGTCACCGCGCGCAGGCGCGGATCGGGGAAATGCAAAATCTCGAGAATGGCCATATTCTGTCGGCAGTTGACTGACGTCGATTGTTCAGACGGCGGCGGTATGGCCGCGGCCGGCGGTCGAAACGCGGGAGTATAACGGTTTGAGGCAGATGCGGATTGGGGGATGGCGGCTGCTCGGGCTTGGCCTGGCGCTGCTCGCGTCGGGCTGCGCGCACGGGCCCGGCCAACAGGCGGGCGGCGCGCAGGCGAACGGGGCCACGGCCGGCGCGACGCACGATCCCGGCCGGACCACGCCCCTGCCTGCCAAGCCCGCTCCCGTGGAGAAGAACCTGACCACGGCGAATCTGGCCGGACACATGCGCGACGACGCGCCGCTGCGTTATGTGGTCAAGCGCGGCGATACGCTCTGGGATATCGCCGGCAAGTATCTCGATGATCCCTGGTACTGGCCACAGCTATGGGATGCCAATCCCGATATCGTCAATCCGCATCGGATCTACCCCGGCGAAGTTCTGGTGCTCACACGTGGCATGAACGGCCAGCCGCGGCTGGCGCGCGGCAAAACGGTGCATCTGGAACCGCAGGTGCGCGAGGAACCGTTGCCGCAGGCGATTGCGGTCATCCCCTATTCCGCGATCCGCGATTTTCTGCAAAGCCCGCGCCTGGTCGACGGGAAAACGCTCGAGAACGCGCCCTACGTGGTGTCCTTCGACGATCAGCATGTGGTCGCCGGCAACGGCGCCACGGTGTATGTTCGCGGTGCCGATCACAACGGGCCCGATCACTATGAACTGGTCCATCCGGCCGGCCCCTACCGCGACGCGGAAACCCACAAGGTTCTGGGCCGCAAGGTCGTGCCGGTCGGCCGGCTGACTATTCAATCCTTTGGCCCGAAGATCGCGACGGCCCGTATCGACAAGACCTACCGCGAAGCCCGGCGCGGCGATCGCCTGCTGCCGGTGCCCCATGAAAATCTGCTGCGCGATTTCTATCCCCATGCGCCCGGCAAGGCGCTGAGCGCCCATATCATTTCGGTCTACGGCGGCGTCGGCGAGATCGGCCAGTACGATGTCGTCACGCTGGACCGCGGCCACAACATCGGGCTGCGACGCGGCGATGTCCTCGATATCTACAAATCCGGGCGTACCGTGTCCGATCCGGTCGCCGGCGGCCAGGTCACGCTGCCCGAGGTGAAAGCCGGCTATCTGATGGTGTTCAAGGTCGACGATAAGGTGAGCTTCGCGCTGGTCATGCATGCCACGCGCGCTATCCACGTCGACGACGTCGTGCATTCGCCGGCCGCCACATGAGCGATCGCTCGGCCTGGCTGCGCCTGGCGACCACGCCGGGGATCGGCGCGACCCTTGCCGGACGCCTTGTTGCGCGTTTCGGCAGCGCGCAAGCAGCGCTCACGGGCAGCGACGCCGGCTGGCGCGACGCCGGGCTGCCGGCGCCGGCGCGCCGGGCGCTGGCCGAGCCGCCCGGCGAAGCGATGGCGCGAACCGAGGCCTGGCTGGCCGAGGACGGGCACCATTTCCTCACGCTCGACCATCCGGCGTATCCACCCGCACTTGCCGAACTCGATCCGCCACCACCGTGGCTTTACGCGCTGGGCGACCTCGACCTGCTGGATTATCCGGCCATCGCCATCGTCGGCAGCCGCAATCCGAGCCACGCCGGGCGCGACGCCGCGCATGAATTCGGGCGCGCGCTGGCAGCGGCCGGGCTGGTGGTGGTCTCCGGCCTGGCCCGCGGTATCGATGCCGCCGCGCACGAAGGCGCGCTGGATGCCGATGGCTACACCATCGCCATCACCGGCACGGGGCTGGACCGGGTGTATCCGGCGGCCAACAAGGCGCTGGCCGAACGCATCGCGGAACGCGGCCTGCTGTTGTCGGAATTCGGCCTCGGCACCCAGCCGCTGCGTGGCAATTTCCCGCGGCGCAACCGCGTGATCGCCGGTTTGTGCACCGCCACGCTGGTGGTCGAGGCAGCGCGCGCCTCCGGCTCGCTGATCACAGCGCGCATGGCCAGTGCCGCCAACCGCGAGGTCTTCGCCCTGCCCGGTTCGATTCACAATCCGCTGGCGCGCGGCTGTCATCAACTGATTCGCGAAGGCGCCAAGCTGGTCGAAACGACCGACCACATCCTGGAGGAGATCGCCGGCTCGATCGACGGCTATCGCCGGGGCCCGGCGCCGCGCGCCAGCGCTCAGAATCCCGAGCCGCCGGAAGCCGACGGAAACGACAATGCCGCTGAACTGCTAGCGGCCGTCGGCCACGATCCGGTGCGCATCGATGACCTGGTGGCGCGCACCGGCTGGCCCGCGGACGCCGTATCCTCGACACTGCTGATACTGGAGCTCGAAGGCCGTGTACAGGCCGTGGCCGGCGGCGCCTACGTTCGTTCGGGCTGAGTCAGCACCCCGGCCCGCGCACGTTTTCGGCGCCCCCGCTGCAATCATCATGGTAAAGTTGGCCGCATGAACGAAAATGTCCTGGACGTCCTGCTGTACCTGTTCGAGAACTTTTCGTTGACGGACGTCGGCGCGACCGGCGACGTCCGCCGGGATCTCGGCGACGCAGGGTTTTTCCCCGACGAAATCGACGATGCCTTCGACTGGCTGCGTGCAGCCCAGCCCGAAGGTCGGGCGCCGATCACGCCGCCTTCGAACGACAGCATCCGTATCTATGCCGGGCCGGAACTGTACGTGCTCGATGCCGAGTGCCGCGGTTACATCGTGCGGCTTGAGCGCGCCGGCGTGCTCTCGGCGGCCAACCGCGAGCTGGTCATCGACCGTCTGATGGCCCTGGTGGACGATGAGTACGAAGGCGCCGAGCTCGAGCAGGTGAAGTGGGTCGTGATGATGGTGCTGTCCTCCGCCGACGGCCACGAGACCGCGCAGGCGCGGATGGAAGCCATGCTTCACGCCGAGGCCCCGGGCGCGAGTCACTAGAGCCTTTTAACGTGTCCGCATGGGGCGCGCCGGCCGGCCTGCGACTGTCGAAGTTCGGCATCGGCAGGCTGTTTGCGGCCGCCTCGATGCCTTGAAAACCACGCGCTCGAGCCGCCTCGCTCGGTCGACGTATCTTGACGCTGGCGCATCGCGCGTGCTTCAAAGGCTGTGCTAGGGTTCGCCACGCGGCGCTGTTGCCGTCTTATCCATCCCCTTTCAAGTGTGAGTCGATGAGCCGAAATCTCGTCATCGTGGAGTCCCCGGCCAAGGCCCGGACCATCGAGAAATATCTGGGCAAGGACTATCAGGTCCTGGCTTCGTACGGCCACGTGCGCGACCTGATCCCGAAGGAAGGCGCGGTCGATACCGACAACGACTTCGCGATGCACTACGACATCATCGACCGCAACGCCAAGCAGGTCGACAAGATCGCGAAGTCGCTCAAGCAGTCCGACACGCTGCTGCTCGCGACTGACCCGGACCGCGAAGGCGAGGCGATTGCCTGGCATCTGCTGGAGCTGTTGCGCGATCGCGGTCTGCTTGAGAACAAGCATGTGGCGCGGGTGGTCTTCCACGAGATCACCAAGCGCGCCGTGGCCCACGCGGTCGAGCATCCGCGCTCGATCTCGAACGATCTGGTCAACGCCCAGCAGGCGCGCCGGGCGCTCGACTATCTGGTGGGCTTCAACCTCTCGCCGCTGCTCTGGCGCAAGGTTCAGCGCGGCCTGTCCGCCGGTCGCGTGCAGAGCCCGGCGTTGCGTCTGATCTGCGAGCGCGACGCCGAGATCGAGGCCTTCGTGCCCGAGGAATACTGGCGCATCGAGGCCAAGGCCGAGAAGGACGACATCCCCTTTTCCGCGCGACTGGCCCAGCTCGACGGCGAAAAGATCGAGCAATTCACGATCAACGACCAGGGCGGCGCGGACGCGGCCTACGAAAAACTCGTGGCCGCAGCCCAGGGCACGCTGCGCGTCGCCCGGGTCGAAAAGAAACAGCGCCGGCGCAACCCGTCGCCGCCGTTCACCACCTCCACGCTGCAACAGGAAGCCGCGCGCAAGCTCGGCTTCAACGCCCGGCGCACCATGCGCACCGCCCAGGGCCTGTACGAAGGCGTGAAGCTCGGCGACGGCGAAGAAACCGGCCTGATCACCTACATGCGGACCGACTCGGTGAATCTCGCGGCCGACGCGCTCACCGAAATCCGCCAGACCATCGGCGACCGCTACGGCGACAAGAATCTCCCGGATTCGCCGCGCACGTTCAAGACCAAGTCCAAGAACGCCCAGGAAGCGCATGAGGCCATTCGCCCGACCGCCAGCGCGCGCATTCCGAGCGAGATCAAGCAGTATCTGACATCCGACCAGTTCCGGCTCTATGAACTGGTCTGGCAGCGCACCGTGGCCAGCCAGATGGTGCATGCGCTGTTCGACACCGTCTCGGCCGATCTGGCCGCGGACGCCGACAACCAGCATCTGTTCCGCGCCAGCGGGCGCACCCTGCGCGAGGCCGGCTTCCTGTCGGTGTACAAGGAAGGGCGCGACGATGGCGACAAGGCCGAGGACGACAACGACAAGCGCCTGCCCGCACTGGAAGAAGGCGAAACGATCGCCCTGCAGGAGATCGTGCCGACCCAGCATTTCACCGAGCCGCCGCCGCGCTTCACCGAAGCTGCGTTGGTCAAAACACTCGAGGAATACGACATCGGCCGGCCGTCGACCTATGCCGCGATCATCTCCACGCTGCAGGATCGCGAATACGTCGAGATGGACGGCAAGGCCTTCATGCCGACGCCGCTGGGCAAGATCGTCAACAAGTTCCTGACCGATCACTTCACCCGTTACGTCGACTACGAGTTCACCGCCAATCTCGAGGATCGGCTGGACGCGGTTTCCCGAGGTGAGCAGGAATGGCGGCCACTGCTGGCCGAGTTCTGGGAACGCTTCTCCGACCAGATCGAGGCCAAGCAGGATCTGTCGCGCGAGGAGGTCGCCCAGGCCCGCGAACTCGGCACCGACCCCAAAACCGGCAAGCCGGTGATCGTGCGCATCGGCCGCTATGGCCCGTTCGTGCAGATCGGCTCCAAGGACGACGAGGAAAAACCCAAGTTCGCCGGCCTGCGCAAAGGCCAGGATATGGACAAGATCACGCTCGACGAAGCGCTGTATCTGTTCAACCTGCCGCGCGATCTCGGCGAAACGCCGGAGGGTGAGGAGATCCAGGTCAATATCGGCCGCTTCGGCCCCTATGTGCGTTTTGGCAAGAAGTTCGCTTCGCTCAAGGAGGACGACCCCTACACGATCTCGAAAGAGCGCGCGCTGGAGGTGATCGCCGAGAAGAAGGAAGCCGACGCCAAGAAGCTGATCAAGCACTTCGAGGCCGAGAACATCAAGGTCCAGCATGGCCCGTTCGGCCCCTACATCACCGATGGCAAGAAGAACGCCAGCGTGCCCAAGGACATCGAACCCGAATCGCTGACGCTCGAGCAGTGCCAGGAGATCATCGCCAAGGCGCCGGAGAAGAAGAAACGCGGCCGCAAGAACGCGAAGACGAGCGCCAGCAAGAAAGCCTCGAGCAGCGCCAAGACCAGTAAGACGACGGCATCGAAGGCCAAGACCTCGAAGAGCAAGACAGCCAACGGCAAGACGGCGGCCAAAAAAGCGGCCTCGTCGAAAAGCGCATCGCCGCGCAAGGGCGCGGCCAAGACCAAGACTGGCAAGAGCAGTTCGAGCCGCGGCAAGTCATCCAGCGGGCCGACTTCCGGCTGATCGGATTCAGCGCCGGTGCACCCCACAGGCCGCTGATCCAGCGTACAATTCGAGGCCGTTTTCCGGGTCGCTGTCCGGGGCCGTGGCCCCGGTGATCCAGTCTCGCTTCCGGGGGAACCCGCCATGAACGGTATTCATGTATCGCCGCATCGACTGCGCCGGGCGGCGCGCACGCTGGCCGAGGGCGGCATCGTCGCGCACGCCACCGAAGGCGTCTGGGGCCTGGCTGCCGACGCCTTCGATGCGGATGCGGTGTGGCGCGTCATCGCCGCCAAGCAGCGCGACGTTGCGCGCGGACTGATCGTGGTCGCCGCCGACTCGGCCCAGCTTGCACCGCTGGTCGACCCCGATGCCAGCACCGCCTGGCAACGCGCCGTCGAATCCTGGCCCGGGCCGACCACTTGGCTGTTGCCCGCGCGGGCCGATGCGCCGTGGTGGCTGACCGGCGGCCAGTCCACGATCGCCCTGCGCGAGACGGCCCACGCGCTGACACGCGCGCTGTGTCGCGAATTCGGCGGCCCGATTGTTTCCACCAGTGCCAACGTATCCGGGCGCCCGCCGGTGGACTCGCCATGGCGCGCCCGAGCATGCTTTGGCGACCGTATCGACATGGTGCTAGGCGGACGTGCCGACACGCCCGGCCGAGCCAGTACCATCCGCAACGCCAGTACCAACGAGACTATCCGTGGCTAAATCCAACTCCGCGCACGACGTCGCCGACCCCGACGCCGCGACCGCCTATTTCCGCGACCTGCAGAACCGCATCGTCGAACGTCTGGCCGCCTTCGAACCCAGCGCGCGTTTTCATGCCGACACCTGGACCCGCGCCGAGGGCGGGGGCGGTGATACCCGCGTTCTGGCCGATGGCGAGGTATTCGAACGCGCGGGCGTGAATTTCTCGCGCGTGCTGGGCGGTGAGCTGCCGGCCTCGGCATCGGCGCGGCGGCCCGAGCTGGCCGGGCGCTCGTTCATTGCCACCGGCGTGTCGCTGGTGATCCACCCGCGCAACCCCTATGTCCCGACCTCGCACGCCAACGTGCGCCTGTTCGTGGCCGAGAAAGCGGGCGAGGATCCGGTCTGGTGGTTCGGCGGCGGCTTCGATCTGACCCCCTACTATCCGTTCACCGAAGACGCCGTGGCCTGGCACCGTGCCGCGCACGCCGCCTGCGCCCCGTTTGGCGAGGATCTGTATCCGCGCTTCAAGCACTGGTGCGACGAATACTTTTATCTGCCGCACCGCGACGAAACGCGCGGCATCGGCGGGCTATTCTTCGACGACTTCAACGAACTGAGCTTCGCCGACGCGCTGGCGTTCGTGCAGTCGGTAGGCGATGGCTTCATCGAAGCCTATGCGCCGATCGTGGAAAAACGACGGCATCACGACTGGGGCGAACGCGAGCGCGCGTTTCAGCTGTACCGGCGCGGGCGCTATGTCGAGTTCAACCTGCTCTACGACCGGGGCACGCTGTTCGGCCTGCAGTCGCGCGGGCGCACCGAATCGATCCTCATGTCGATGCCGCCGCTGGTGGCCTGGCAATACGGCTTCACGCCCGAGCCCGGCTCGCCCGAGGCAGCCCTCACCGAGCGTTTTCTGGTGCCGCGTGATTGGCTGACGGCGGAATAGACTATAAGCTTGATAGATGATGCATATCACACTCACCGAATTGCGTTATCTGATCGCGCTCGACAAGGAGCGCCACTTCGGTCGTGCGGCCAAGCGCGCGTTCGTGAGCCAGCCAACGCTGTCGGTTGCGGTCAAGAAGCTGGAAGGCGAACTCGGCGTCACCGTGTTCGAGCGCAACCGCGGCGAGGCCCGGGTCACGCCGATCGGCCGGCGCATCATCGAACAGGCCTATCGCGTGATGGGCGAGGTCAGCGCGCTGGAGGCGGTGGCCGAACAGGGCCGCGACGAGCTCAAGGGCCCACTCAGGCTCGGCGTGATCTATACCGTCGGCCCCTATTTGCTACCGCACCTGATCCCGCGCCTGCGCGAGAGCACGCCCGAGATGCCGCTGATCATCGAGGAGAACCTCACCGGCAACCTCACCCAGCAACTGCGTAACAACGAGCTGGACGCGGTCATCGTGGCGATGCCCTATGAGGTGCCGGGCGTGGCGACCTGGCCCATCTACGATGAATCGTTCGTGGTGGTCATGCCGCAGAATCATCCCTGGACCGAACGCGATGCCATCGAGCCCAATGAGCTGGCGCGCGACAACCTGTTGCTGCTCGGCCCGGGCCATTGCTTCCGCGACCAGGTGCTGGCCCTGTGCGCCGAATGTCGCGAATCCGAGGACGCCAACCGGGCCCGCTCCGGCTCCAGCCTGGAAACCATTCGACATATGGTCGCCAGCGGCCTCGGGGTGACGGTCCTGCCCTGCTCGTCGATCCCCAATCTGGCCGCCGAGTCGCGTCTGCTCGAGACCCGGCCGTTCGCCGGCGAGCCCCCACAGCGCCAGATCGCCATCGCCTGGCGCCGAAGCTTCCCGCGGCCCAAGGCGATCACGGCCCTGCGCGCGGCCGTGATGCAATGCGACCCCGCCGGGGTCACGCTGTTGCCTGACGCTGTTGCCAGCAACGCCGACGAAGCCATCCTGGACGCCTCCTAGGGCCCCGACGCCAACAGCGGATACGGT is from Salinisphaera sp. LB1 and encodes:
- a CDS encoding hydrogen peroxide-inducible genes activator; the protein is MTLTELRYLIALDKERHFGRAAKRAFVSQPTLSVAVKKLEGELGVTVFERNRGEARVTPIGRRIIEQAYRVMGEVSALEAVAEQGRDELKGPLRLGVIYTVGPYLLPHLIPRLRESTPEMPLIIEENLTGNLTQQLRNNELDAVIVAMPYEVPGVATWPIYDESFVVVMPQNHPWTERDAIEPNELARDNLLLLGPGHCFRDQVLALCAECRESEDANRARSGSSLETIRHMVASGLGVTVLPCSSIPNLAAESRLLETRPFAGEPPQRQIAIAWRRSFPRPKAITALRAAVMQCDPAGVTLLPDAVASNADEAILDAS
- a CDS encoding L-threonylcarbamoyladenylate synthase translates to MNGIHVSPHRLRRAARTLAEGGIVAHATEGVWGLAADAFDADAVWRVIAAKQRDVARGLIVVAADSAQLAPLVDPDASTAWQRAVESWPGPTTWLLPARADAPWWLTGGQSTIALRETAHALTRALCREFGGPIVSTSANVSGRPPVDSPWRARACFGDRIDMVLGGRADTPGRASTIRNASTNETIRG
- a CDS encoding DNA topoisomerase I, whose protein sequence is MSRNLVIVESPAKARTIEKYLGKDYQVLASYGHVRDLIPKEGAVDTDNDFAMHYDIIDRNAKQVDKIAKSLKQSDTLLLATDPDREGEAIAWHLLELLRDRGLLENKHVARVVFHEITKRAVAHAVEHPRSISNDLVNAQQARRALDYLVGFNLSPLLWRKVQRGLSAGRVQSPALRLICERDAEIEAFVPEEYWRIEAKAEKDDIPFSARLAQLDGEKIEQFTINDQGGADAAYEKLVAAAQGTLRVARVEKKQRRRNPSPPFTTSTLQQEAARKLGFNARRTMRTAQGLYEGVKLGDGEETGLITYMRTDSVNLAADALTEIRQTIGDRYGDKNLPDSPRTFKTKSKNAQEAHEAIRPTASARIPSEIKQYLTSDQFRLYELVWQRTVASQMVHALFDTVSADLAADADNQHLFRASGRTLREAGFLSVYKEGRDDGDKAEDDNDKRLPALEEGETIALQEIVPTQHFTEPPPRFTEAALVKTLEEYDIGRPSTYAAIISTLQDREYVEMDGKAFMPTPLGKIVNKFLTDHFTRYVDYEFTANLEDRLDAVSRGEQEWRPLLAEFWERFSDQIEAKQDLSREEVAQARELGTDPKTGKPVIVRIGRYGPFVQIGSKDDEEKPKFAGLRKGQDMDKITLDEALYLFNLPRDLGETPEGEEIQVNIGRFGPYVRFGKKFASLKEDDPYTISKERALEVIAEKKEADAKKLIKHFEAENIKVQHGPFGPYITDGKKNASVPKDIEPESLTLEQCQEIIAKAPEKKKRGRKNAKTSASKKASSSAKTSKTTASKAKTSKSKTANGKTAAKKAASSKSASPRKGAAKTKTGKSSSSRGKSSSGPTSG
- a CDS encoding DUF494 family protein, which gives rise to MNENVLDVLLYLFENFSLTDVGATGDVRRDLGDAGFFPDEIDDAFDWLRAAQPEGRAPITPPSNDSIRIYAGPELYVLDAECRGYIVRLERAGVLSAANRELVIDRLMALVDDEYEGAELEQVKWVVMMVLSSADGHETAQARMEAMLHAEAPGASH
- the hemF gene encoding oxygen-dependent coproporphyrinogen oxidase, coding for MAKSNSAHDVADPDAATAYFRDLQNRIVERLAAFEPSARFHADTWTRAEGGGGDTRVLADGEVFERAGVNFSRVLGGELPASASARRPELAGRSFIATGVSLVIHPRNPYVPTSHANVRLFVAEKAGEDPVWWFGGGFDLTPYYPFTEDAVAWHRAAHAACAPFGEDLYPRFKHWCDEYFYLPHRDETRGIGGLFFDDFNELSFADALAFVQSVGDGFIEAYAPIVEKRRHHDWGERERAFQLYRRGRYVEFNLLYDRGTLFGLQSRGRTESILMSMPPLVAWQYGFTPEPGSPEAALTERFLVPRDWLTAE
- the dprA gene encoding DNA-processing protein DprA, with translation MSDRSAWLRLATTPGIGATLAGRLVARFGSAQAALTGSDAGWRDAGLPAPARRALAEPPGEAMARTEAWLAEDGHHFLTLDHPAYPPALAELDPPPPWLYALGDLDLLDYPAIAIVGSRNPSHAGRDAAHEFGRALAAAGLVVVSGLARGIDAAAHEGALDADGYTIAITGTGLDRVYPAANKALAERIAERGLLLSEFGLGTQPLRGNFPRRNRVIAGLCTATLVVEAARASGSLITARMASAANREVFALPGSIHNPLARGCHQLIREGAKLVETTDHILEEIAGSIDGYRRGPAPRASAQNPEPPEADGNDNAAELLAAVGHDPVRIDDLVARTGWPADAVSSTLLILELEGRVQAVAGGAYVRSG
- a CDS encoding LysM peptidoglycan-binding domain-containing protein, with the protein product MRIGGWRLLGLGLALLASGCAHGPGQQAGGAQANGATAGATHDPGRTTPLPAKPAPVEKNLTTANLAGHMRDDAPLRYVVKRGDTLWDIAGKYLDDPWYWPQLWDANPDIVNPHRIYPGEVLVLTRGMNGQPRLARGKTVHLEPQVREEPLPQAIAVIPYSAIRDFLQSPRLVDGKTLENAPYVVSFDDQHVVAGNGATVYVRGADHNGPDHYELVHPAGPYRDAETHKVLGRKVVPVGRLTIQSFGPKIATARIDKTYREARRGDRLLPVPHENLLRDFYPHAPGKALSAHIISVYGGVGEIGQYDVVTLDRGHNIGLRRGDVLDIYKSGRTVSDPVAGGQVTLPEVKAGYLMVFKVDDKVSFALVMHATRAIHVDDVVHSPAAT